The DNA region GGTTACAAACCCAAAATCAGCGACCCTCATTCTTAAAACTCAAGCCTGCTTAGGAATGCAATTCCTACATCAAGCGACGAATTGCCTGAGGTTCACCCATTGGCATACGTTCATACCAATCGCGCACTCTCACAGCATCGGCAAAACGCGATTGCGTTCCAACAGAATCCAAGAAAACCAGTAGCAATGGTGTGTTGTTCACACGGGCCTGCATCACTAAGCACTTGCCTGCTGCGTTAATAAATCCTGTTTTTTGCAAGCCGATATTCATATCACCTGCACGTACCAAGCGATTGGTATTGAGAAACTTCTGTGGTCGCTTGCCAATCATCATCGTCAAATCTGGCCAGGTAGAAAACTCACGAATCATTTTGTATTGATAAGCAACACTCAACATACGTGCCAGGTCTTCTGCGGAAGCAACGTTTTCACTTAAAAGGCCAGTAGGATCAGCAAAATGAGAATGTGTCATCCCGATCTCTTTTGCTTTCCGGTTCATGGCATCAATAAATGCAGAAATGCCACCTGGGTAGTTTCGTCCAAGCGTGTAGGCTGCGCGATTCTCAGAGGACATTAGCGCTAACAAGAGCGCCTCCTCTCTCGTCAATACCGTTCCCCCAGCAAGACGGGACGTGCGATATATATTGACGTCATCGGCATTGATGACAATGGTTTCATCTAGAGGCAATTTGGAGTCAAGTACAACCATTGCAGTCATCAGCTTAGTAATGGAAGCGATCGGCAAACTGACCGAGGAGTTCTTTTCAAAATACACTTCCTTAGTATCTTGATTAACGACCATGGCCACGCTGGACTTCAAGCTCAAATCGTCGTTTTGACCTCGTAAACCCAGCGCCGTTGCAAATGAAGGTCTTGCTGGGATAACAGACTCGACTGAACGAGTAACAGTAGTCCTCACTGTTTTTGGTTTTTTAGATGATTTAACTAGCTTTTTAGACTCTGATTTTGCAGGTGCCTTTGCTGCTGATTTGGTGGACTTTGCAGTTTGGGAATCTGAGTTAGCAGCGATTACCAGAGAGGAGCTAGCAACTCCAAACGAGATAAGGCAGATGTGGACAAGGGGCCAAAAACGATTCAAACACATCCCAAATTGCCTTCCAAAACTTTTAACATACGGAATGATAAATAACTTTTACTTCTCGGCTGCAGTTTTTTTACCATTAGAGGTAGCTTATTCTGCAATCGTAGCAACAGCGCCTGTTTGACCTCGATTAACTAGAACAACTCCAGTCATCGTGAGCAATAAACCACCTGCCATCATAAAGGTAAAGGGTTCGCCGAATAAGAACCATGCCATCGCCGCAGTGGTGGGTGGCGTTAAATACAGGAGACTCGTTACCTTAGTTGCAGCCCCCTTACGAATCATCATAAAGAGCAAGCTGATGGAGCCTATCGAGAGCGGGAAAATCGCCCACAGCAATGCTCCAATGACTGGGGCATTCCAGACCATGACAGCAGACTCAAAGTAATACATACAAACAAAGCAAAGTATGGCGGATACGCCAAACTGAATCGATGAGCCTGCCCGTAAGTCAAAGACTGGACAGAATTTCTTTTGATAGAGAGTGCCAAACGTAATTGAGAGTAAGGCAGCAAAAGCCAATACGTAACTCAATGGAGGAATGTAGGTGAAGACAATTTTTTCAGCTACAACCAGAGCTACCCCAGCAAATCCGAAACCCAAACCAATCCACTGGCGTCCCGTAACTTTTTCAGATACCCAGGCAGCGAACCAAGCGGTCAGAATGGGCTGCAAGCCCACGATGATTGCTACCAGACCTGCAGTCATCCCCAGGCGGACTGCGAACCAAACCCCTAATAGATAGCCGAACTGGAGCAATATGCCAGCAACCGCTATGTGCTTGAATTGAGACCAACTTGGCCAGCTGATTCTCCAGACAAGGCTTAGGCATGCCATAGCCATTAGTACCCCTGAGAAACGCCAAAACAGGAAGGTGGCGGGTTCAACATAAGGCATGGCTAAGCGTGCAATAACAAAGCCCGTACTCCAAATCAATACAAATAAGGGGGCAATTAGGCTGTCAAGCTTGAATCTCATGGATAACTTATTGAAAGTGTGGGATTTTTAATTAAGCTATGATTTTAGGCCTATTTCTTAAGCCTCTGTCCAGATCTTGGGGCACTGCAATATAAACATTAAATACTACTCAATGCAGCCTAAATGAATTGACATTGTGCAGATATAGCTCATAGTAAGCAAAGCCATGAAATCATGAAGAAAGGTATTGATATGAAATTAACGCCCGAACAAATAGCTGCAGCACAAAAAGCGAACCTAGAAACTTTAAGCGGGCTAACCAATCAAGCACTACAGAGCATAGAGAAATTAATTGAGCTTAATATGCATATCGCCAAGCAAAGCCTAAGTGAAAGCATGAGTAGTGCCAAGAAAGCACTTGAAGTCAAAGATATTCAACAACTCCTTGCCCATCAGGCGGAAGCAGTCCAACCTATGGCTGAGAAAATTATGGCCTATAGCCGCCATCTTTATGAATTAGCGCATGAGACTCAAGCAAGTTTTACTAAGTCTGCTGAAAAAGAATTTCAAGCGGGCCAGAGAAAAATGAATGCCTTAGTAGAAGACTGGACTAAGGCTGCGCCAGCGGGCTCAGATGCTGCAGTACATGCTATGAAACATGCAATCACTTCTGCTGCTAATGTATTTGAAACTAGCCAGAAGGCAGTGAAGCATGCTGTAGAAGTTGCGCAAACAAATATGAACCATGCTGCTAGCGCAGTTGAAACGAAGGTGCAATCAGGCAATAAAACGGTGAGTAAAAAAAACAATAAGAAATAATGACTATGTAATGACTACATCACTCTTATTGAAAAGATGTACAAAGAGGATTATTTAATGCGTCTTCTTCTTTACTGGTGGTAGATCAGTGCAGTGACCAAGAGCAGTCTCTGCAGCTAAGCCAACAGATTCACCTAGGGTTGGATGTGGATGAATCGTTTTGCCAATATCTACAGCATCAGCACCCATCTCTATGGCAAGACAGACTTCGCCAATTAAATCGCCCGCATGCGTACCAACGATACCGCCACCAATAATACGTTTGCTAGTAGCATCAAAAATCAGCTTGGTAAAGCCTTCATCACGACCATTGGCAATCGCCCTTCCGCTAGCTGCCCATGGAAATAAACCTTTTTCGTAGGCAATCCCTTGAGCTTTACACTGCTCTTCGGTCAAACCAGCCCAAGCCACCTCTGGGTCAGTGTATGCCACCGATGGAATTTGCTTGGCGTCAAAGTAGGACTTTTCACCCGCAGCGACTTCAGCGGCAACGTGGCCCTCATGTACTGCTTTGTGCGCAAGCATGGGTTGGCCAACGATGTCGCCAATCGCAAAGATGTTGTTCACATTAGTGCGCATTTGATTGTCGACAGGAACGAAGCCACGCTCATCTACAACAACACCTGCAGCCGATGCATCAATCTTCTTGCCATTCGGTGTGCGTCCAACTGCAACCAATACTAAGTCGTAAGTCTGCGACTCTGAGGGAGCGCCCTCACCTTCAAAGCTCACCGAAATACCGTCAGCCTTGACTTCAGCTTTAGATGCTCGGGTTTTCAACATGATCTTTTCGAAACGGCCGGCATTAAACTTCTCCCAGACCTTTTCTAAATCACGATCTGCGCCCGCCATGAGGCCATCCATCATTTCAGCAATATCAATACGGGAGCCTAGGGTGCTGTAAACAGTAGCCATCTCTAAACCAATAATGCCGCCACCGATGACCAACATGCGCTTTGGAATACTCTTGAGTAATAAGGCGCCAGTGCTATCTACGATACGAGAATCTTCTGGCAAAAATGGTAATTTTACTGGCTGACTTCCCGCTGCAATAATCGCTTTCTGAAAGCGAATCACTTCTTTTTGCCCTGTTAAGTCTTGGCCATCACCCTTTGTTAACTCCACTTCTACGTGATTTGCATCTAAGAATCGGCCTAATCCACGCACTACACTAACCTTACGGGCTTTTGCCATGCCGGCCAAACCACCTGTTAACTTAGCAATAACTGAATTTTTGTAGCCGCGTAATTGATCAATTTCAATCTTGGGAGCGCCATAGCTAATGCCATGCTTGGACATCGTTTTCACTTCATCCATCACTGCAGTTGTATGAAGTAAGGCTTTCGATGGAATACAACCCACGTTTAAGCAAACACCGCCTAAAGTTGGATAGCGCTCTATCAAAATAGTGCTCATACCCAAGTCCGCACTTCGGAATGCAGCGCTATAGCCGCCTGGACCTGCACCTAAGACGAGCAATTCGCACTCATGATCTACTTTGCCGCTGTATTGACCGGCAATAGGAGCACTGATGACAGGCGCTGCTACAGGAGCAGGGGTTGAGACTGCTGAGGCTGCAGGCGCAGAAGCTTGAGGTGTAGCTGTTGCCACCCCCACTTCAATCTCCGCTACGACACTACCTTTACCAACCTTATCGCCAGCTTTGACTGAAATACTCAAAACAGTTCCAGCTGCATCGGCTGGAATTTCCATCGTTGCTTTGTCAGACTCTAGAACGAGCAGTGGCTGCTCCTTTTCGATGACATCACCCACTTTGATGAGCACTTCAATCACTGGCACATCTGAATAATCACCAATATCCGGCACGAGAATAATTTGCTTAGCCATATCTTTTCCTTATAGCGCCGCGCGACGGAAGTCGGACATCAGCTGAGCGATGTAGACGTTGAAACGCGTTGCCAAAGCACCATCAATTACACGATGGTCGGCACTGAGTGACAATGGACAAATTAAGCGTGGCACAAATTGCTTACCATCCCACACTGGCTTCATAGCAGCCTTGCTGACACCCAAGATGGCTACCTCAGGAGCGTTCACGATGGGTGAGAAATAGGTACCGCCAATGCCTCCCAAGGAGGAGATAGTGAAACTAGCACCCTGCATTTGCTCGGGCTTCAGTTTTCCGTCTCGCGCTAGCGCGGCTAACTCTGAGGTTTCACGAGCAAGCTCAAAAATACCTTTTTTATCTGCATCACGAATCACTGGCACCACTAAACCATTTGGCGTATCAGCGGCAAAAGCGATATTGAAATACTTCTTCAACACCAAGTCATCGCCATCAATAGAGCTATTGAACTCAGGAAATTTTTTGAGCGCAGCTACAGCAGCTTTCATCATGAACGCCAGCATGGTGATTTTGAGGCCCTGCTTTTCGTTCTCTTTGTTGGTCAGCACTCTAAATGCCTCGAGCTCAGTAATATCCGCATCCTCGTGATATGTCACGGCAGGAATCATGACCCAGTTACGACCCAGATTAGCGGCGGTCAGCTTCTTAATACGATTGAGTGGCTGACGCTCAGTCTCACCAAATTTAGAAAAATCGACTTTTGGCCAAGGAATTAGATTGAGGCCGCCCAAGCTTCCGCCAGATGCAGTTGATGTGCTGCCAGCTCCACCACTCATTGCAGTCTTTACAAAAGCCTGCACGTCTTCTTGGGTGACTCTGCCTTTAGGGCCGGAGCCTTTAACTTGATGAACCGTAACACCGAGTTCACGCGCAAATTTACGGACTGAAGGACTTGCGTGACTAGCTGTTGGATCCATTTCAACCGGGGTATTACTAATAGGAGATGGAACTGGTGCACGCACAATTGGTGGCTCTACTTTTGGAGCCGGTGCCACAGCAGGTTCGGTTTTTGCTACTGCGGGAGCAGCAGTTTGTGTGGCAGCTGGAGCTACAGTTGCGCCACTCTCCTCAAGCACCAGAACAATGGCGCCCTCTGAAATAGAGTCACCCACCTTAACCTTGACCTCTTTCACAAGACCGGAGTGCGATGAGGGAACGTCCATGGTTGCCTTGTCCGACTCCAGAACAACAATAGATTGCTCTTTCTCAATACGATCACCGGCTTTTACCAATACCTCAATGACGGGCACATCTTTGTAATCCCCAATATCTGGGACTTTAATATCAATTAGTTGGCTCATAGTATCTGTCTCTTATCAAACCGTCATTGGATTTGGCTTGGTGGTGTCGATGCCGTACTTCTGAATTGCTTCGGCTAACTTTTGGCGATCCAACTGGCCAGCATCCACCAAAGAGCGCAAGGCTGTGATAACGACCCAGCGACGATCTACTTCAAAGAAATCACGTAATTTTTCACGAGTATCGGAACGTCCAAAACCGTCTGTTCCCAATACCTCGAAGCGACGACCCATATGCTGGATAGCTGGGCGAATTTGCTCAGCAAACAAACGGACATAGTCAGTTGCAGCGATGATCGGGCCCACAGTATCTTTGAGGCACTGCTCTACATGAGATAAAGCAGGTACTGCAGTTGGATTTAGAAGATTATTACGATGGACTGTATTCCAGTTACGACCTAACTCAGTAAAGCTTGGGCAGCCCCACAAATCAGAAGCAACACCCCAATCTTTATGTAGGATTTCAGCGGCTTCAATAACTTCACGGAAAATAGTTCCCGAACCTAAAAGCTGTACATGCAATTTCGCGTTAGCATCGCCAACCGACTTGAGTTTGTACATACCTTTAATGATGTCTTGCTCTGCACCTTTTGGCATGGCTGGATGAGCGTAGTTCTCATTCATCAGAGTGATGTAGTAGTACACATCTTCTTGTTCAGCCAGCATACGGCGCATACCATCTTGAATTACTACAGCTACTTCAAATGAGAATGAAGGGTCGTAGCTAATACAGTTTGGAATTGAAGCGCTCCATACTTGGCTGTGTCCATCTTCATGCTGAAGGCCTTCACCATTCAAAGTCGTTCTACCGGCAGTACCGCCCAGTAAAAATCCACGGCTACGCATATCACCAGCAGCCCAACAGAGGTCACCAATCCGCTGGAAACCAAACATGGAATAGAAGATATAAAAAGGCAGCATCGGTACGCCGTGCGTTGAGTATGAAGTGGCAGCAGCGATCCAGTCGCACATACCACCCGCTTCATTAATACCTTCTTGCAAAATCTGACCAGTCTTGTCCTCTTTATAGAACATCAGTTGATCATGATCTTCTGGGGTGTAAAGCTGGCCTAGCTGATTCCAGATACCTAATTGACGGAACATACCTTCCATGCCAAAGGTGCGTGACTCATCCGGAACAATTGGAACAACTCGTTTACCCAACACCTTGTCGCGCACAATCGTATTGAGTATGCGAACAAAGGCCATCGTGGTAGAAATCTCACGGCCATCGGTAGTTGCCTCTAGTAATGGTGCGAATACCTCAAGCGCTGGAACCGGCAGGCTCTCGGCCTTCATGCGACGCTGTGGCAAATAGCCGCCCAACTCTTGACGGCGAGCTTTCATATACTCAAGCTCTGGGCTTCCTTCCGCAAATTTCACTAAAGGCATTTCTTCTAGTTGCTCATCTTTTACGGGGATCTCAAAACGATCGCGGAAACGACGTACATCATCTGCATTCATCTTCTTCGCTTGGTGGGCAATATTCATTGCCTCACCCGAGGCACCCATACCGTAACCTTTAATGGTGTGAGCCAAAATAACGGTTGGCTGATCCTTATGATTTACGGCTGAATGAAATGCTGCAAATACTTTATGGGGATCATGACCACCGCGATTGAGTTGCCAAATCTCGTCATCACTCCAGTCACTGACCAATGCCTTTAGCTCGGGTGTATTGAAAACGATTTCGCGCACGTAGGCACCACTCTTGGCTTTCATAGTCTGGTATTCACCATCGACAATCTGACCAAGACGCTGCATCAAGATACCTTTTTTATCGCGAGCAAACAAAGCATCCCAATGACCGCCCCAAACCACCTTGATTACATTCCAACCGGCGCCGCGGAACTCACCTTCGAGCTCTTGAATAATCTTACCGTTACCACGTACAGGCCCATCAAGACGTTGAAGGTTGCAGTTCACTACAAAAATCAGGTTATCTAATTTTTCACGGCCGGCCATACCAATAGCACCGAGTGATTCCGGTTCATCAGTTTCACCATCGCCGAGGAAGGCCCAAACCTTTCTACCTTCCGCTTGAATGAATCCTCGATCCTGCATGTAGCGCATAAAGCGCGCTTGATAAATAGCCATGATTGGGCCAAGACCCATCGACACTGTAGGGAACTGCCAAAAATCCGGCATCAACCAAGGGTGCGGATAACTAGAGATGCCTTTGCCACCCACTTCTTGACGGAAGTTATTCAGCTGCTCATCAGACAAGCGACCGAGCATGTAAGCTCGGGCGTACACACCGGGGGCAGAATGTCCTTGAACAAATATGAGATCGCCACCATGCTCTGGAGATGGGGCATGCCAGAAATGGTTAAAGCCGACGTCATATAGAGTGGCCGCCGACTGGAAAGAAGAAATATGACCACCAACGTTGGTATCTTTATTAGCACGCAAGACCATAGCCATTGCGTTCCAACGCGTGTAGGAACGGATGCGGTGCTCAACATTTTGATCGCCTGGTAGACGTGCTTGCTGCTCCACAGGGATTGTGTTGATGTATGGAGTTTCAGCATGAAAGGGTTGATTCACCCCATTCACTCGGGCATGAGAAATTTGCTGATCAATAAGATAGGCAGCACGCTCTGGACCCTCATTCCGAATAACACCATCAAGGGCCTGTAACCACTCTTGGGTTTCGCCTGGATCAGCATCTTGTTTTCCTGCGCTACCCAAAATTTGTTCTGGAACCGCTGCCATAAATTGCCTCCATTTGTTACATCGTTTTTATTGATTCACTTTATAGGCAATATTCTAGGAAGGTCTATGGGTGTAAACAAGCAATTTCCCACATAATGATAGTATTTCTCACTATGTGGGATATTGTTGCATCGCACTCAAATCAGCTAAAAAAGTACAGTAAAGCAAGAAAAGCCTATCCATAGGGCAAAATAAGCGGATTACATGAAAAAAATAGTATTTTCAATAAGGCAACTACAGCCTGTGAAGTGGATCCGTCGAATACGGGGGTTTAAGCTTGTCTATACGCCATTAATAGCCATTGTGCTGTTCACTGTTGTTATGGGTGTCATTATGGGCACCCTACAACTACAAGAAAAAAGTCAGCAAGAAGCCGCTCTTTTTAGAGAACTCTCTTTTGCGAAGCAACGTATCCAATTGCGCTTTGCAAACAATACCGATGTACTTCAGTCGCTTGGACGTGAATATATAAGTAGTGGTGAGTCGGTTAAGTCAAGAGAAAACCTCTTCATACAGGCTGAAAATTTATTACAAAGTAATCATGAAATTGCACAAATCGTTTGGATTGATAAAGCAGGACAACGACAGTGGAGAGTTCCGCTAAATAACTTAAGAACAGTCTGGCTTAATAAAGATGTTAACGCTGAGACTGTCAATCAAGGTTTAAGAAAAACACTTGAGCTCAGTACAGCAACGAGCCGACCAGCTTTTAGTCAATTCATGACGCTCGAAGTTCCTAGCGATGAAGTCATCTCAAGAGAAATCCGTAACGTATTTTGGCAAACAGTTCCCCAGATTTCTGGTAATGAAATTAATGGCATGGTAGCTGTTCTTTACACCACACAAGGCTTGCTTGAAATTATTCCTGGCGAGCTCAAGAGCCAGTATCGCTTCACATTAATTACAGACGATGACAGAGTCCTAGCGATCTCGTCCGATAAAAATACACCAAAGCGTGCATTTAGCAATCAAACAAGTTTGGATATTGGAGTGCTTAGCCCAAATCTCAGCCTACGCATCGATACCTACCCGCCTGCCACGAATTTAACTTTTAGAATGTTGATAGGCGTGGTGCTGGGTTTGAGTGCGTTTGTGATTTGGAGCTTATGGTCCGTTCTCAAACAGATGCAGGTTAGGCAAGAGGCAGAAGCAAATCTTCGAGCAGAAACTAATTTCCGTAGTGCAATGGAAAATTCCACTCCAGTAGGTATCCGTGCGCACGATATGAATAGAGTAATTACTTATGTGAATCCCGCATTTTGTGAGATGACTGGGTGGTCTGCAGAAGAACTCATCGGACAAAGCCCCCCTTTTGCCTTCTGGCCCGAAGGTCAGAAAAATGAGCTGACTGACAAAATGAATAAGGCCCTCAAAATAGCAATGAGCGAAGAGAGGACCATTGGGATTGAAGGCTCAATTCTTCACAGGGATGGATCAGTTATTCAGACGCGCACATTTATTGCACCCCTTGTAAACGAAAAGAGTCAGCAAACTGGCTGGGTAACTTCATTAATTGATATCTCCGAACCTAAGAAAATTCGAGAAGAGTTGGCAGCCTCACAAGAGCGATTTGTTGCGGTATTAGAAGGGCTTGATGCTGCAGTTTCAGTAGTATCAAATGAGAACGGTGAACTATTATTTACAAATCGCTTCTATCGTGAACGCTTTGGTAATACTGCCAAGGGCCACTTTGAATTAACTGGTAGCGATAAGACGTCCGAGGGTATTTCAGCCCAATCACCATATCAGGAAACTGCATCAGAAGAAATTCAATTGCTAGATGAGGCAACGGGAATCTCAAAATGGTATGAAGTTCGCAGACGGAATGTCCCATGGGTAGATGGTCACTTGGCACAATTATTAATTGCCACAGATATTACGCTGCGCGTCGAAGCTGATGACTTGGCTCGACAACAAGAAGAGCGGATGCAATTTACCAGCCGCTTAACAACCATGGGCGAAATGGCCTCTTCTTTAGCCCACGAATTAAATCAACCGCTGGCTGCAATTTCAAACTACTGCATGGGTGTGGCAAAGCGCTTACAGGGTCAACTTGATCCTGCCTTGCAAAAAGATATTCTTCCGGCGCTAGAGAAGGCATCTGATCAGGCTCATCGCGCTGGCACGATCATTCAACGTATTAAGGGCTTTGTAAAACGTAGTGAACCTCAAAGGAAGTCCTGTGACATTGCTGAAATTATTCATGATGCCGTTGGATTGGTAGAAATTGACGCCCATCGCCATCGCTTGAGTATCAACACTGAAATCGCTGAAAATCTTCCCCAAGTCGACTTAGATCCAGTCTTAATTCTGCAGGTCTTGGTCAATCTCCTGAAAAACTCATTAGATAGTCTGAGAGAGGTTTACCCCCTTTCCTCACGCTGGTCGGCCCCCCCTGTAAGGATTTCAGCAGATTTAGACACCAGCGCCTTCCCCGCCATGTTGCGCATCCAGGTGCGGGACGCGGGCGGCGGAATCGCAAAATCAGTGATTGAGCGCATGTTTGAGCCCTTTTTTAGCACCAAAAGCGATGGTATGGGCATGGGTCTGAATATCTGTCGATCCGTCATTGAGTCCCATCAGGGTCGTCTTTGGGCAACCAATCTGATGGATGCCGAACATACGAAGTTGTCGGGCTGCACCTTTACAATACTATTACCCTTAGAGTCCCCGGGTTCTAGCGATAGTATTTAATTTATGCAATTTTTTAGGTTTATCTTCGAGAGCTAATATGAATATCAGTGCTGCCACCAAACCCAATCAAGCCGAAGTAGTTTATGTTGTAGATGATGATGAGGCAGTTCGCGACTCCCTTACCTGGCTACTCGAAAGCAATGGTTATGTTGTTCGCTGTCATGCAAGTGCTGAGCGTTTCTTGCAGTCACTTCAAAGCACTGATAAGTCAACCATCTCTTGCGCTATTCTGGATGTCCGCATGTCCGGTATGTCTGGCCTAGAACTACAAGAGCGCCTCATTAGTGAAAACCTGCCCATGCCAGTTGCCTTTATTACCGGTCACGGCGATGTATCGATGGCAGTTTCGACGATGAAGCGCGGTGCGGTGGACTTTATCGAAAAACCATTCAAAGAAAACGATCTCTGCGGCTTAGT from Polynucleobacter sp. AP-Elch-400A-B2 includes:
- a CDS encoding response regulator transcription factor, encoding MNISAATKPNQAEVVYVVDDDEAVRDSLTWLLESNGYVVRCHASAERFLQSLQSTDKSTISCAILDVRMSGMSGLELQERLISENLPMPVAFITGHGDVSMAVSTMKRGAVDFIEKPFKENDLCGLVDRMLGKARIDYSQASQRKVTQSLLSKLTGRERQVLERIVAGRLNKQIADDLSISIKTVEAHRANIMEKLNVNTVADLLRLALSDPQPN